Proteins from a genomic interval of Ficedula albicollis isolate OC2 chromosome 9, FicAlb1.5, whole genome shotgun sequence:
- the GPR148 gene encoding probable G-protein coupled receptor 148 — translation MDLPGCASVRRANGTATRLRETDFNSSSDLDYTTLLLLLEEWSLTPSGTNMKMFIIPPVVCLVAGVLIIPTLLFVIFSRLKIRQETRYMLLGNALLSDLIYLLFYTLLAALNAAYLYLPKEACVLLLFLLAVAYCGGLFTAVAIVLDTYIAVLFPLRYIVILPPSRTKKIIVLLWMCSGAFPGIFFLVLWTTNSFVPCALETCSVPVILILALNGTDVVKLCFWLSTTFIILCLSVIFCCYAVLYFKTKHSGIWESICSRASVTFLMHNTVLFFYFFPLLALFVESFLCINVIRLQTGILVSLTVCNVLTILPKVLFPFLYGLRYREISASLKSIVRRKQLRLVSPAPPPS, via the coding sequence atggacctccctggctgtgcctcagtAAGGAGAGCGAACGGAACTGCGACGCGCCTCAGGGAGACGGACTTCAACAGCTCCTCAGACTTGGATTATACGACTCTGCTCCTTTTGCTGGAGGAGTGGTCTCTCACCCCATCAGGCACAAACATGAAGATGTTTATAATCCCTCCAGTTGTGTGCCTCGTGGCAGGTGTCCTCATCATCCCTACCCTCTTATTTGTGATCTTCTCTCGGTTAAAAATCCGCCAGGAGACAAGGTACATGCTGCTGGGAAACGCTCTGCTCTCTGATCTGATCTACCTGCTGTTCTACACCCTGTTAGCTGCTCTCAATGCAGCATACCTCTACCTCCCAAAGGAAGCCTGTGTCCTCCTCTTATTTTTGCTGGCAGTGGCTTACTGCGGAGGGCTGTTCACAGCTGTTGCAATTGTCTTGGACACCTACATcgctgttttgtttcctttgcgCTACATTGTTATTTTGCCTCCTTCACGAACtaaaaaaatcattgttttaCTGTGGATGTGTTCCGGAGCTTTCCCGGGGATTTTCTTCTTGGTGCTATGGACTACCAACAGCtttgtgccctgtgccctggaAACGTGCTCAGTTCCAGTTATACTAATATTAGCTCTGAATGGGACTGATGTTGTGAAACTCTGTTTCTGGCTCTCTACCACATTTATCATTCTCTGCCTGTCTGTAATATTTTGTTGCTATgctgttctgtattttaaaaccaaacactCGGGTATCTGGGAGAGCATCTGCTCCAGAGCCAGTGTAACATTCTTGATGCACAAcactgtgttatttttttacttctttccaCTCTTGGCCCTTTTTGTAGAATCATTCTTGTGCATTAATGTCATCAGACTGCAGACAGGAATCTTGGTCTCCCTGACAGTCTGCAACGTCCTCACAATTCTTCCTAAAGTTTTGTTCCCTTTTCTGTATGGGCTTCGATACAGAGAGATCTCAGCCTCTCTCAAATCTATTGTCAGGAGGAAGCAGCTTCGCCTGGTGTCCCCTGCTCCACCACCATcctga
- the AMER3 gene encoding APC membrane recruitment protein 3 yields MELKRGKTFIKSSVQHEKVPPVHTAPTNNKDEMGKDKKAALEGNQSVAEVQLACLATHKNYRFSTRAARNGAGGHNLEKSSSSSYKLVRKSKTHDCVAEADKAEHCSPSSRACEEGFSAKGKGRLVNSISFSGMSSSSSKKECVVSPSQSACSSQMIDYRNFVPQMPFVPAVAKTIPRKRISLKRSKKGLRDIFHIRKNKPDSLSFLVEKDKNLSSPGCKSELSGRLAKYLFKTGETCAADCLSQDCSDSELQSDSSYDYCNALCEDVASLKSFDSLTGCGEIFADESSAHLELENSKDLLLRRGKHKDSPGVGSFQGGVEQLASPGHNETVEFAKFWDNINKSVRLHQSALFEKKLLKIPSSDTEKDRSQAALLVTDPQVSPDKEGDNSKDSSTETETPKSENQESTSTSDEGYYDSFSPGQDDELKEAQTPGVPGRFPRDSYSGDALYELFYDPNEVKVNPILDDDLCASESVSEQAIEIPLSIYSFHVGAEENMASQPTLDIISQGFFHSTWKGKECLLKLCDTELSLTMGIINWLRKHSGLISSPDSLPSPQSQPEKSNDSLILPSHSPRQKGSTEAQQETPGKGESNTFNECVPLEENKQATQAFSVNIAGRDHSLDSCLSTSDLDCQGREGSHQKDLSTVSGTVETTRSSSYAPQSQVNRDNLQTSSAENEKVAVSLGCEASRDKNPLPEKLNRESGSQSSENPLLDDNHEVESCYSYKTAATSLRDPLEREDRNKPMHHTLSISCDKPPQPLTLSHLQSYMSSTPTESSTNIVQLLEHCVTQVASLKISYENKHLEDKYIGNEMNSILHKMSQYKNKLLLQNECSCIAQIPECPSIPSTNQYSYETSFQSTNLYNLKQNGEQICSEDQKSGAKILDEVTQSKMNFEYAQLNNQALSYLKDFGLSPSDSGPETSLSRPTFLPLFNSVCPDIAGPFSQGSHSTAVCLSDSLQLEEAKQCSPGPWSCAERPCHGLAAGTALSPLLEAVAWDTAVTARNHQ; encoded by the coding sequence ATGGAGCTCAAGAGAGGGAAGACCTTCATAAAATCCAGTGTGCAACATGAGAAAGTGCCACCAGTGCATACAGCTCCTACCAACAACAAAGATGAGATGGGCAAAGACaaaaaggcagctctggagggaaaCCAAAGTGTGGCTGAGGTCCAGCTGGCATGTTTGGCCACACACAAGAACTACAGATTTTCTACCAGAGCAGCAAGGAATGGAGCTGGTGGTCACAACCTGGAAAAATCATCTAGCTCCTCCTACAAGCTCGTGAGGAAGAGCAAAACCCATGACTGTGTTGCTGAGGCAGAcaaagcagagcactgcagccccagcagcagggcttgcGAGGAGGGTTTTTCTGCAAAGGGCAAGGGCAGGCTCGTCAATAGCATCAGCTTTTCAGGGATGTCCAGCTCCAGCAGTAAGAAGGAGTGTGTGGTCAGCCCCAGCCAGTCTGCATGCAGCAGTCAGATGATCGATTACAGGAATTTTGTGCCACAGATGCCTTTTGTACCAGCTGTCGCAAAAACCATTCCCAGGAAGAGGATTTCCCTCAAGAGATCTAAGAAAGGGCTCAGAGATATATTtcatataagaaaaaataaaccgGACAGCCTCTCATTTCTGGTGGAGAAGGACAAGAACCTGTCCTCTCCAGGCTGCAAGAGTGAATTGTCTGGACGTCTTGCAAAGTATCTTTTCAAAACAGGAGAAACCTGTGCAGCTGATTGCTTGTCCCAGGACTGCTCAGACAGTGAACTGCAGTCTGACTCCTCCTACGACTACTGCAACGCCCTGTGTGAAGATGTTGCCTCCCTGAAGAGCTTTGACTCCCTCACCGGCTGTGGGGAGATCTTTGCTGATGAGAGCTCTGctcacctggagctggagaaCAGCAAAGACCTTCTGCTGAGGCGAGGCAAGCACAAAGACAGCCCTGGCGTGGGCTCCTTCCAAGGCGGGGTGGAGCAGCTTGCCTCTCCTGGCCACAATGAGACAGTGGAATTTGCAAAGTTTTGGGACAACATCAACAAATCAGTAAGGCTGCATCAGAGTGCTCTGTTTGAAAAGAAGTTGCTGAAGATACCCAGTTCTGACACAGAAAAGGATAGGAgtcaggctgctctgctggtcACAGACCCCCAGGTGTCACCTGATAAAGAAGGGGACAATTCCAAAGACAGCtctacagaaacagaaacaccGAAAAGTGAAAACCAGGAATCTACTTCCACGAGTGATGAAGGCTACTATGATTCATTCTCTCCTGGACAGGATGATGAGCTGAAGGAAGCTCAGACCCCTGGTGTCCCAGGTAGGTTTCCAAGAGACAGCTACAGTGGAGATGCCCTTTATGAGCTCTTCTATGACCCAAACGAAGTCAAAGTAAACCCTATCCTTGATGATGACTTGTGTGCCTCTGAAAGTGTTTCAGAGCAAGCCATAGAAATCCCTTTGTCCATTTACAGCTTTCATGTTGGAGCTGAGGAGAACATGGCTTCCCAGCCAACTCTAGACATCATCAGCCAGGGTTTTTTCCACAGCACATGGAAAGGCAAAGAATGTTTGCTAAAGCTCTGCGACACTGAGCTTTCATTGACCATGGGGATAATAAACTGGCTGCGGAAACACTCGGGACTCATCTCCTCCCCTGACTCTCTTCCGAGTCCTCAATCACAGCCAGAAAAGTCTAATGATTCATTGATCCTGCCCAGTCACAGTCCAAGGCAGAAAGGGAGCACAGAAGCTCAGCAGGAGACACCAGGCAAGGGAGAATCTAATACTTTTAATGAATGTGTGcctttggaggaaaacaaacaggcaaCCCAGGCCTTTTCAGTAAACATTGCTGGAAGAGACCATAGCCTGGACTCCTGCCTGAGCACATCTGATCTGGATTGccaaggaagagaagggagtCACCAGAAGGACTTATCTACAGTGTCTGGGACTGTGGAAACCACCAGATCATCAAGTTATGCACCACAATCACAGGTTAACAGAGACAATCTGCAGACGTCTTCAGCTGAGAATGAGAAGGTAGCAGTTTCATTGGGATGTGAGGCATCCAGAGATAAAAACCCACTGCCAGAAAAGCTGAACAGAGAGAgtggctcccagagctctgaaaaTCCTTTGTTAGATGATAATCACGAAGTAGAATCATGTTACTCCTACAAGACTGCTGCGACCTCACTGCGAGATCCCCTTGAGAGGGAAGACAGAAATAAACCAATGCATCACACTCTCTCCATTTCTTGTGACAAACCACCACAGCCTCTAACCCTCAGTCACCTCCAGAGCTACATGAGCTCCACACCAACAGAGAGCAGCACTAACATAGTGCAGCTCTTGGAGCACTGTGTGACACAGGTGGCATCGTTAAAAATCAGCTATGAAAACAAGCACCTGGAAGACAAATACATCGGGAATGAAATGAACAGTATCCTTCACAAGATGTCTCAGtacaaaaacaaattattgtTGCAAAATGAATGCAGCTGCATTGCTCAAATTCCAGAATGTCCCAGTATTCCTAGCACAAACCAATACAGCTATGAAACAAGTTTCCAGTCTACCAACCTGTATAATTTGAAGCAAAATGGGGAACAAATTTGCTCTGAAGATCAGAAAAGTGGAGCAAAAATCCTAGATGAGGTTACTCAAAGCAAGATGAATTTTGAATATGCCCAGCTGAACAATCAAGCACTCTCCTATTTAAAGGACTTTGGTCTCAGTCCTAGTGACTCTGGCCCTGAGACATCTCTTAGCAGACCAACATTTTTACCTCTCTTTAACTCTGTCTGCCCAGACATAGCTGGTCCCTTCTCGCAGGGCTCACACAGCAcggctgtctgtctgtccgactcgctgcagctggaggaggccAAACAGTGCAGCCCAgggccctggagctgtgcagagagaCCCTGCCatggcctggctgcagggactgctctgtcccctctcctaGAGGCAGTGGCCTGGGAtacagcagtgacagccaggaACCACCAGTGA